The Caloenas nicobarica isolate bCalNic1 chromosome 28, bCalNic1.hap1, whole genome shotgun sequence genome window below encodes:
- the LOC135999453 gene encoding olfactory receptor 14C36-like has protein sequence MTLILLRGVSSKPSLSFPPCTGPHAHRQQMSNSSSITQFLLLAFTDTRELQLLHFWLFLGIYLAALLGNGLIITTIACDQHLHTPMYFFLLNLALLDLGCISTTVRKSMANSFWDTRAISYSGCAAQLFSFAFLIVAEYSMLTIMSYDRYVAICKPLHYGTLLGSRACVHMAAAAWATGFLSALLHTANTFSLPLCKGNALDQFFCEIPQILKLSCSQSYSREAGLLVVSVSLGFGCFVFIVVSYVQILRAVLRIPSEQGRHKAFATCLPHLAVVSLFVSTGMFAYLKPPSISSPSLDLVVSALYSVVPPAVNPLIYSMRNQELKDALWKLIS, from the coding sequence atgactttgattttgctcagaggagtctcatctaaaccgtcactgtcttttcctccttgcacaggtcctcatgcccacaggcagcaaatgtccaacagcagctccatcacccagttcctcctcctggcgttcacagacacacgggagctgcagctcttgcacttctggctcttcctgggcatctacctggctgccctcctgggcaacggcctcatcatcaccaccatagcctgtgaccagcacctccacacccccatgtacttcttcctgctcaacctcgccctcctcgacctgggctgtatctccaccactgtacgcaaatccatggccaattccttCTGGGATACCAGGGCCATCTCATActcgggatgtgctgcacagctcttttcgtTTGCCTTCTTGATAGTAGCAGAGTATTCtatgctcaccatcatgtcctacgaccgctacgttgccatctgcaaacccctgcactacgggaccctcctgggcagcagagcttgtgtccacatggcagcagctgcctgggccactgggtttctcagtgctctgctgcacacggccaatacattttcactgccactgtgcaagggcaatgccctggaccagttcttctgtgaaatcccccagatcctcaagctctcctgctcacagtcctactccagggaagctgggctccttgtggttagtgtctctttaggatttgggtgttttgtgttcatcgtcgtgtcctatgtgcagatcttaagggccgtgctgaggatcccctctgagcagggacggcacaaagcctttgccacgtgcctccctcacctggccgtggtctccctgtttgtcagcactggcatgtttgcctacctgaagcccccctccatctcctccccatccctggacctggtggtgtctgctctgtactcggtggtgcctccagcagtgaaccccctcatctacagcatgaggaaccaggagctcaaggatgccctgtggaaactcatatcttag
- the LOC135999422 gene encoding olfactory receptor 14J1-like, producing LHYGTLLGSRACVHMAAAAWATGFLNALLHTANTFSLPLCKGNALDQFFCEIPQILKLSCSDAYLREVWLLVGTVCLTFGCFVFIVLSYVQILRAVLRIPSEQGRHKAFSTCLPHLAVVSLFVSTAMFAHLKPPSISFPSLELVVSVLYSVVPPANKEEHGQRLDKGLEVTQRTSKRPLNRGDAVGFWQANRGLFRPAQLSLDGEKKAVIGLNPWERGGAKKHKRQFPTGHHGAHTTKGSRVMTEDQQDAAFGT from the exons ctgcactacgggaccctcctgggcagcagagcttgtgtccacatggcagcagctgcctgggccactgggtttctcaatgctctgctgcacacggccaatacattttcactgccactgtgcaagggcaatgccctggaccagttcttctgtgaaatcccccagatcctcaagctctcctgctcagatgcctacctcagggaagtttggcttcttgtaggtactgtctgtttaacttttggctgctttgtgttcattgtgctgtcctatgtgcagatcttgagggccgtgctgaggatcccctctgagcagggacggcacaaagccttttccacgtgtctccctcacctggccgtggtctccctgtttgtcagcactgccatgtttgcccacctgaagcccccctccatctcctttccttccctggagctggtggtgtctgttctgtactcggtggtgcctcca gccaacaaagaagagcatggGCAGAGGCTTGacaaaggtcttgaggtcacccagcggaccagtaagagacccctgaaccgaggcgacgcagtcgggttctggcaagcgaacCGGGGACTCTTCAGacctgcgcagttaagcctggatggCGAAAAAAAGGcggtgattggcctcaatcccTGGGAGCGAGGTGGGgcgaagaagcataaaagacaattcccaACTGGACATCATGGAGCTCAcaccaccaaaggatcacgcGTCATGACGGAGGACCAGCAGGACGCTGCTttcgggacctga